In a genomic window of Erigeron canadensis isolate Cc75 chromosome 5, C_canadensis_v1, whole genome shotgun sequence:
- the LOC122598811 gene encoding uncharacterized protein LOC122598811 — MFGILSGCPKGKATTIVLCGEDKLVEEAKEYFLDMIPGVRAEMKENALVAGGSALYDKIIKYVCSEANREEDANSKLIMETFAEAIRALSVKYTSQENAGALGEGDTLWEPSSVKSSAIYLAVHAACHRFSSLK; from the exons atgtttgGCATACTTAGTGGATGTCCTAAAGGCAAGGCGACCACTATTGTTCTTTGTGGAGAAGACAAG CTTGTTGAAGAAGCAAAGGAGTATTTTCTTGATATGATCCCTGGGGTGAGGGCTGAAATGAAGGAAAACGCATTAGTTGCTGGTGGTTCTGCATTATAT GACAAAATAATCAAGTATGTATGCAGTGAGGCAAACCGTGAAGAAGACGCAAACTCAAAACTAATTATGGAAACATTTGCCGAAGCAATTCGG GCTCTTTCAGTCAAATACACAAGTCAGGAAAATGCAGGTGCTCTTG GTGAGGGTGACACTTTGTGGGAGCCATCATCTGTAAAG AGTTCTGCCATTTATCTTGCTGTTCATGCTGCCTGTCATCGCTTTTCATCTCTCAAATAG
- the LOC122601348 gene encoding probable carboxylesterase 15 codes for MKVSNSFAWPNFHNCCLRLLSGLHAIVVAPDYRLAPEHRLPTALENSYGGLKWIQTMAKGGDSSGGNIAHYLAVQLRPCPTELSPVRIRGYVMLTPFFGGTKRDQSELEGLTEKVLTLELFDM; via the exons ATGAAGGTGTCGAATTCATTTGCATGGCCAAATTTCCACAACTGCTGCCTTCGTCTATTATCCGGCCTTCATGCCATTGTGGTGGCTCCTGACTATCGTCTTGCACCAGAGCATAGACTTCCGACAGCCTTGGAAAACAGTTATGGTGGTCTAAAGTGGATACAAACGATGGCTAAAGGTG GTGACTCTTCTGGTGGGAATATAGCACACTACTTGGCGGTTCAGCTAAGACCGTGTCCAACGGAGCTGTCACCGGTGAGGATACGAGGGTATGTGATGCTGACGCCTTTTTTTGGTGGGACAAAGAGAGACCAATCAGAGTTGGAAGGGTTGACGGAAAAGGTTTTAACGTTGGAGCTTTTTGACATGTAG